A single window of Cytobacillus dafuensis DNA harbors:
- a CDS encoding (2Fe-2S)-binding protein, which yields MAIENVNVKVKINGKERCAKVEPRTLLAHYIRDDLGLTGTHIGCDTSQCGACSVMVDGEVVKSCTVLAVQADGSEITTVEGLGDVNNLHPIQQGFWEKHGLQCGYCTPGVMMAMVGLLKQNPNPSDEEIREGLEGVICRCTGYQFIVEAVKHAAQIMRETEVQLVGEER from the coding sequence ATGGCAATTGAAAATGTAAATGTAAAGGTGAAAATCAACGGAAAAGAAAGATGCGCGAAAGTAGAACCGCGAACGCTGCTTGCGCACTATATTCGTGATGATCTTGGTTTGACAGGAACACATATAGGCTGTGATACGAGCCAGTGTGGCGCATGTTCAGTGATGGTGGATGGTGAAGTGGTGAAATCCTGTACGGTGCTAGCCGTACAAGCGGATGGATCAGAAATTACTACAGTAGAGGGACTTGGGGATGTGAATAATTTGCACCCAATCCAGCAAGGTTTTTGGGAGAAGCACGGATTACAATGCGGCTACTGTACGCCTGGTGTCATGATGGCGATGGTTGGTCTGTTGAAGCAAAACCCAAATCCGAGTGACGAGGAAATTCGCGAAGGACTTGAAGGTGTCATTTGCCGCTGCACAGGCTATCAATTTATTGTGGAAGCTGTCAAACATGCTGCACAGATAATGAGAGAAACGGAAGTTCAATTAGTAGGGGAGGAGCGCTGA
- a CDS encoding CoxG family protein yields MIALKIEHSYTFKSIPREVLWRTIQDKEVLKRTLPGCKSFVEVEDNVFESELGISIGPVKGVFIGDVRQVDRKEPEFYRLLVTGKGKPGEIDADAEMVLLETEEGTILQCLADVKLTGILASVGQRVMSGVAKVVIGQFFKEIDKEAKQLV; encoded by the coding sequence GTGATCGCTTTGAAAATTGAGCATTCATACACTTTCAAGAGTATCCCAAGAGAAGTGTTATGGAGAACTATTCAAGATAAGGAGGTGTTGAAAAGAACATTACCAGGCTGTAAGTCATTTGTTGAAGTGGAGGACAATGTTTTTGAATCGGAGCTAGGTATTAGTATTGGTCCAGTTAAGGGAGTATTTATAGGCGATGTCCGCCAGGTAGATAGGAAGGAGCCTGAGTTTTACCGTCTGCTTGTTACTGGTAAGGGCAAGCCGGGTGAGATTGATGCTGACGCGGAAATGGTTCTATTGGAAACAGAGGAGGGAACCATTCTTCAATGTCTGGCAGATGTGAAGTTAACAGGAATCCTAGCTTCTGTTGGACAGCGAGTTATGAGTGGGGTAGCGAAAGTGGTTATTGGTCAATTTTTTAAAGAGATTGATAAAGAGGCGAAGCAACTGGTCTAG
- the moaA gene encoding GTP 3',8-cyclase MoaA yields MYPIHDQFARPLRDLRISVTDRCNFRCQYCMPEEIFGRDHVFLPKQQLLNFEEIERLASIFTQLGVKKLRITGGEPLMRNDLPRLISLLLSLKGIEDISLTTNGVLLKGYAKKLKDAGLKRINVSLDTLDDAIFNKLNSRVYKVKDVLEGIEAAASVGMKVKVNMVVQRGINDHDIIPMAQHFRGTGHVLRFIEFMDVGNCNGWDLKKVVSKEEMIKLIHEQMPLEPIVPNYFGEVASRYRYKGTDEEIGVISSVTDSFCSSCTRARLSADGQLYLCLFATKGFDLRELLRSEASDTQIRDRIIEIWKGRYDRYSDERLLQTNQANRKKIEMSYIGG; encoded by the coding sequence ATGTATCCTATTCATGATCAATTTGCACGGCCGCTTCGGGATTTGCGAATATCGGTAACAGATCGATGTAATTTTAGATGCCAATATTGCATGCCGGAGGAGATTTTTGGACGAGATCATGTTTTTTTACCGAAGCAGCAATTGTTAAACTTTGAAGAAATCGAGCGATTAGCATCAATCTTTACACAACTTGGGGTTAAGAAGCTTCGAATTACAGGCGGAGAGCCCTTAATGAGAAATGACTTACCTCGACTCATCTCTCTTCTATTGTCTTTAAAAGGAATCGAAGATATTTCTTTGACTACAAATGGGGTGCTGCTTAAAGGGTATGCCAAGAAGTTAAAGGATGCAGGTCTTAAGAGGATTAATGTTAGCCTCGATACGTTAGATGATGCCATATTCAATAAGTTGAACAGCCGAGTGTACAAGGTGAAAGATGTGTTAGAGGGGATTGAAGCTGCGGCTTCCGTCGGGATGAAAGTAAAAGTAAACATGGTCGTTCAAAGAGGAATTAATGACCATGATATCATTCCTATGGCTCAACACTTTCGCGGAACTGGCCATGTTTTGCGCTTCATTGAATTTATGGATGTAGGTAATTGCAATGGATGGGATTTAAAAAAGGTTGTTTCAAAAGAGGAAATGATCAAGTTAATCCATGAACAAATGCCACTCGAACCAATAGTTCCTAATTACTTTGGGGAGGTAGCTTCGCGTTATCGATACAAAGGAACAGACGAAGAAATAGGTGTGATCTCTTCTGTGACCGATTCTTTTTGCAGTTCATGTACAAGAGCGCGGTTATCAGCGGATGGTCAACTGTATTTATGCCTATTTGCAACGAAAGGATTTGACCTACGAGAGTTATTACGTTCAGAAGCTAGCGATACTCAAATCAGAGATAGAATAATAGAGATTTGGAAAGGCCGTTATGATCGATATTCTGATGAACGGTTATTACAAACGAATCAAGCGAATCGTAAAAAAATTGAAATGTCGTATATCGGAGGTTAA
- a CDS encoding LamB/YcsF family protein, with the protein MFKVDLNCDMGESFGLYELGNDEEMMKYITSANIACGFHAGDPHVMRKTVELAKKYDVGIGAHPGFPDLLGFGRRYMTCTPSEIKDYVMYQVGALREFCSAENVRIQHCKPHGALFMKAAEDKALARAILETIHAIDPKMIIFALNQSEVMEEAIKMGVPVAKEAYADREHTENGSIVLTRKGTQITDYEAMAQRVVRMVKEERVITYDGKDVSIKAETICIHGDTPGAPILAKKIVEALKEGGVEIVSIKSMI; encoded by the coding sequence ATGTTTAAAGTTGATTTGAACTGTGATATGGGTGAAAGCTTCGGCCTTTATGAATTGGGCAATGATGAAGAGATGATGAAGTATATTACTTCGGCTAATATTGCATGTGGCTTCCATGCTGGAGATCCGCATGTCATGAGAAAGACGGTGGAGCTTGCTAAGAAATATGATGTAGGAATTGGCGCTCATCCGGGATTTCCCGATCTATTGGGTTTTGGCCGTCGTTATATGACTTGTACGCCATCCGAAATTAAAGATTATGTTATGTATCAAGTAGGTGCATTAAGAGAGTTCTGTTCTGCAGAAAATGTTCGAATTCAGCATTGTAAACCGCACGGAGCCTTATTTATGAAAGCAGCGGAAGATAAAGCATTAGCTCGGGCGATATTAGAAACAATTCATGCGATTGACCCGAAAATGATAATCTTTGCTCTTAACCAGTCTGAGGTAATGGAAGAAGCGATAAAAATGGGAGTGCCAGTTGCTAAAGAAGCCTATGCAGACCGAGAGCATACAGAAAATGGATCTATTGTACTGACGAGGAAAGGTACACAAATCACTGATTATGAAGCGATGGCGCAGAGAGTTGTCCGAATGGTCAAAGAAGAAAGAGTCATCACTTACGATGGAAAAGATGTTTCCATTAAAGCAGAAACCATATGCATTCACGGGGACACACCAGGTGCTCCTATTTTGGCCAAAAAAATCGTAGAAGCTTTAAAAGAGGGCGGCGTCGAGATTGTTTCGATTAAAAGTATGATTTAG